The nucleotide window GTACGGGGCAGAGAGAGGACACCTCGGTATTGTGTGAGCTGAGCTTTGGGAGGTATGTGGAGCATGGTGGCGcatactcccccccccctccccgacagcacttgggagacagagatagaaggatctctgtgagtttgaggccagcctggtctacagagtgaattctaggacagttaGGATTACAtagaccctgtccaaaaacaaacaaacaaacaaacaaaaaaccctaaaaataaacatgaagacAGACTTGGGGATACAGATGATGATGGGCCTATCTCAAGGGTCTTACTTGGAGGTAGGACGGCTGACTGcccttttgtgtgttttttttcagaAGTGGTATTGGGCGGGGGCAGAGGTTTTGAAATCCATTTGTAGGTTCTTGGCCTGGcctgccctccagcccccacttccTGTGGTTGGAGGGGTGGAAGGCACCCGGTCGGGCTTTGCCCTCAGAAGGGACAAGgtagggttgtgtgtgtgtgttgtgagcaGAATGTTTGGGTAACATTCCCAGCTCTGCTGGGGCCTCTCTGAGTTACAGAGCACACCTCAGGAGGTGGGCAGAGCAGAGATGAGGGCTGGCAGCCAGGGAAGGGCAGGGCTGCCCCGTGGAGGAGCCGCTGGCCTTGGGAGAACAGCCCTGGGTGCTGGGCAGGCATGGCCGCCCTGTGCTTTTCATGGGCAGCTCTGTGTGTCGCGGAGCCTTTCTCCCCTTGGAGAGGCTCTGCTATTTTCGGAGGAGATTGTTCCTTCTCAGGGtgttgtcctcctccttccttccctgcccttcCTAGCCTGCAGGCAGGGAGTGATCACAGGGTTGCTGTGGCTGGTGGTGGGCCAGCGGGGCAGCCTTAGTGACCAGAAGGCCGCCGTGGCCCTGCCCAGCGCTCCCCCCCAGCCCCTCTGCTGTGGCTGTTCCACGGGAGGCCCTTCTGGCTGTGGGACAGATGATGTAAAGGTGGGGGGacagggcaggcagtggtggtgtgggTATGTTGTCCCAGCAGCGTGACCGTTAGCACCGATGCCTTCCCCCAGACTGTCCACATCTTCTGGTGTGAGCAGCAGACGCAGGGACCCCAGCAGTCAGCTGCGGGGCATGTGGAGTGTCCAGAGAGAGAGCTCTGCTCTTTCcggcttgctggcttgctctgtgGGCCTCAGCCTGGGCTTAGACCGGATCAGACACAGGCTTGCTCCTGTCTTGTCTAAGGAGTGAGGGACCAAGATCCTCAAGATTTGCCACACCAGGGAAATCTGAGTTTCCCTCCTAGACCCCTCTCGTGAGACAAGAGAGTAGGCCTCACCCTGAGAAGATGGGGAGGTGGCAAGGCTGGATCCCCACAGCCCTGCCCACAGGTGGTGCCAGGCCCCAGAGAAGAGAAGACCTGGGTCTCCATGTACTCCTACATCTTGAAGGTCTGCATGTGAGGGCTGAATAGTAGTTGGAAGGCATGCTCCCAAAGTCATGGGGCTCCCTTTGGCCCATGTATCACCTAAAATTTCTAGAACCCTGCTTAAGAGTGAATCTAGTGGCCCCGGGACCAAGGCAGGCCCCCACTGTAGGAAGGAAACAGGTGTATCGTGAGAGTGAATTGCTTTTGCAGACTCAGTTGGTTTGGATACTGGGTCTGCTGCGATCATGCTGGTAAATAGGCTAGTCATGTGCGACACTCGCTGGAATCTGTTTCCTTATTTGTAGACTGTTGGAAAAGCTACCTGACCTACCCAGAGGAGCTTAGGGTAAGGCTGAGCAAACAGCCAGGCCCTCCTCAGGGAGTGGCAGCTTATGGGATTGCTGTCGGGCAGAGTAGACTGGTGTGTGGGCTGAGCTTGAGGTCTTATCTTCAGTGCTTACCTTTTGCCAAGGTAGCCAGCGTCCATGAGTAGGGACCTTGGGATGAGAGGGGTCCCTTTGCCTGGggtcacttcctcttccacaccTGGTGTTCACTGCGTTATTTCTGTCACACAGGGCTGAGAACTACTGGTGGCGTGGTCAGAACACCCGGACGCTGTGTGTGGGACCCTTCCCTCGAAATGTGGTGACCTCCGTGGCCGGCCTGTCGGCCCAGGACATCAGCCAGCCTCTACAGAACAGCTTTATCCACACGGGGCACGGTGACAGTGACCCCCGCCACTGCTGGGGATTCCCTGACAAGATTGATGAGTAAGTACCTGGACAGAGACACCGACCTGATCTGGTCCTGGGTTCCTGAGATGAGGGGCccctcaccacaccacacacaagctCTCATAGATCCCAAAGATGGCGCTGTCCGTTACTAAAAAGGTAAAGGCTGTAAGGAGGCTCTGAATTAAAGGGCTTGCTCAAAGCAAGCAGCACTAGGGGCCGGCAAAGAGCATCCCCAAAGTCATTCCCAAGGCCAGGGGTGGTtaaggccttaccttgttggccTTCCCAACCAAGTGGGGTCCCAGTTTTTCCTGTAGTGGGGAGCTTTGGGGCAGTGAGGTCACCTGCAGAAAGGGGTCACCACACCTTGATGCTCACACGTACTCCGGTTTCCTAACCCAGGCGTATACAGATGCTGGCCCTCCGGCCACGCACATGCGCACAGCCCTTCCCGTCCGTCCTCAGCTGCTTTTCTCGCTCACGACAGGCTGCCGGCCGCAGGGGCACAGAGGCAAGCTTTTCCCATCCCTGGGCCTTATTTATCACTTGTCCTCAGGGACCCTGCCTCTGGTGTGGCACTTGAACCACATACATGTCTGGATTGTGGTGTTTCTCCTCTGCCATTGTGCAGTGTGAttgcctcctcctgtcctctgggTCAGAGGGCGTGGGGGTCAGGTCCGGCACTGCATGCTGTCTCTGCAGAGGGGAGCCGCACGCTGCAGACCTCACGGCCCCGCACAGTGTGTTGCGGCTTTTACCTGAGAATAGATGTGCAGGTGTCTGGGACGCGCGTGAGCAGAGATCCTTTCTGCATTCTCGCTGCCTGCCCTCGCTCCCCGCTGCGGGTCCTCAGCCTTACCATCCTCCCGGGGCTCCGCACATCTTACTCACCTCTTGCTTTTGTGCCAGAAGGCCACCTACCAGACGAGAGTAGGCTCTGGAGCTGGGGTGGGACAAGGTGTCAGTGCCGGAGGAGGGCCCAGAGTGGCTGTGCGTGCCCAGGGGTGCACTGGGGCCgaggtgtgggggggaggggaggcgggggGGTGTGCAGGGTGCGTATTGCTGGGCCTCCAGCTTTCTCTCTTGCCCAGCACTGCCCTGTCACATCTGTGGGgccgtgtgtctgtctgtgcgtAGTTTTCCATTGTAAGTAAAACCAGGCTCAGGAAATCCCAAGGATGGACTCGTTTGTTGCTTGCTAAAAAGTTCCCTGTCACCCAACAGAGGAGGCACCACCTTCTGGCACACGGGGAGACACCTGCCTCCAAGCAGCGTTTTCCTTCAGGGGGTTCCAGAGTTCTGGAGCCCTGAACCTGTGAGGTCAGGTCTCATGTCTGTACAGGTCCAGGCAGGAGTGAGTTTGTTGCCCAGAAGTGGGCACAGGCCTGGGGGAACTTAGGGAGCAGCGTGCCTCCAGTCTGTCCCCAGAGCTCACtctgcttgtgtttgtgtgtgtgtgtgggggggggttgggattCACAGTCTCATTTAGGGAAAGAGACCACCGGGAGCCATCTGGGGAAAATACAGAATTAGGCACTTCACGGTACCTTGCCCACACCAGGTAGGCTGTCAGCTCTCCTGCTAGGGCTCCCTCCATGCCTCTGTGGCCCTTTCTCCAGCGGCCTCCTCCTGAGAGTGTGGTGAACTAGGCCTTTCTTCTCCCATACCCCACACTCCAGAACATCAGGCCCTTAGAGAGGGCTCTCCTTGGGTCCTCTGTCTCACAGGAACCAGGTAAGGGCCTGTGAAAgtgcagggaggggagaggaagggaggggaggccaGGCCCTCCCTGCAGAGGCCTGCACCCTCTGTCCCACTCCCGCTGTGCCTTAGCCAGCCCAGCCTCATTCTTCCAGGCTTTAATCAGCTTTGGTGACTTAAGTCCCAGATCCCAGATCCTGACCGTTAGCGGTTGGCGGTTGGCGTAGGGGCTGGGGTGAGTGGGGTGCCTGCCCGGCAGCTCTGCCTCCTCCCCGTTTCCTGTGGTTCAGCAGGAAGCTGCTTCCTGCCCACCCTCCTAGGGGCTGGCAGCAGGTGCTTCTCTCCCGTCTCCCAGGAGGGTCTGAAGAACAAGAGTATGCCAGCGGGTGTGCCCCTGTAAGGCACAGGCTTCTCAGCCTGGGTCAGGTGTGCATTCCCCTCGGGAGCCACCTCGGGTTGAAGGGACACTCGGTACCCCAGACCAGGAGTGTGGGAGCTTGTGTCTCAGCTTCCTCTCAAGTCCGCCTTCGTCTTTGCATTGTCCCCTGAACACTCAGGAAGgtttttttgctgctgctgtttctggccTGGCCTTAGGGAATGGGCCCCACATCCCTCTGCCAGAGCGTCTCTGCCAGCCCCGCCCTCCACCTTCTGACCTGGTTCTCTCCCAACAGACTGTATCTGGGAAACCCCATGGACCCTCCTGACCTGCTGAGTGTGGAGCTGAGCACCTCCCGACCCGCCCAGCATCTGGGAAGGGTGAAAAGTAAGAGCCCTAACTTCCATTCCTTGGTGTTCCCACCTCGCTGGCTGCCGAGGAGAGGTCCCTGCCTTGGTCCCCCCGAGCCTGCTGTTCTTCTCTGGGCACAGTTGGGTCAGAGCAGAAGGAGGGACAGCTGGTTCCCTGGCTCTGGCTAGGCGTGGGGTaggagaggagaggcagctgTATCCGCTGTatccgccgcagccgccgccgctgaGGTGGGGATCCTTGGGTTGGTCTACACTGGCCCTGCAGtctgcttcctccacctccttcctcaCCGGCCTGTTCAGATCCTGGCTCCCCTCACTTGCCTTAATCATGCTCCTCTCTGCCAGGCCaacaccccacaccccactctGGGCTCCATCTCTCAGCCAGGAGCCCCATCCACCTCCCAGGTCCCGTGCCTGTCACTCTGGAACGATGGTTCCATCctgcctccccatcccctcccaccgCCCAGCTTCAGTTGGGTTCTGTGCATTCGCTCACTCCtgttcacctctctctccctccctgtctctccctccccccccccttctcatCTCAACTCTTCCCTCTGTCGGGCTCTGTCTCCCGTCCCATCTCTGTCCTGCTTGGTCacctcctttctgcctcctctgtccGCATGGCCTTTCTTACAGGGGAGCCTCCACCTCGCCCACCTCAGCCTGCCATCTTCACTCAGAGTAAGTGGGGCTGCTCAGGATGCCTCGGCCCCcgcccctgccctccctctcctctcacttCTCCTCTTCTGGAAGGTACAGAGCCCCAGCGGCCGGCAGGGGAGGCGGGTGTGTGCTGTGAGCTTCTGCTGCTGATCTGGCCCGGCATGCCTGCCTCCCCCATCCGTACCCTCAGAGACGTGTGGTCCTGGGGTCCCCCCCCCTTGACCTTGCCCTGCTGTGGCTCGGCCAGCCTTACGCTCTTTCAGACCTGCAGAGGCGGTGTCTGGGATGTGGTGGAGGCTCTCAGGAGCTCTGTCCTTTGAGGGGAGCTCCCGTTGGCCCACCCCTGCTCTCACAGTGTGCCACCCTAGAGTCGGGGTGAGGGGTTACTAACCGGGGGCCCGGAGCAAGGAATTCAGGGCTCGCGTTAGGGAGGGGATATCAGAGACTGGCGTGAGTGGGGTGTGGCCTGCTCTCGCTTAGGTAGGGTCGGGGGTCCCTCCAGCCTGCATTGAGGGCAGAGAGCTGGCTCTGTCCGGTTTGAGCAGGGTCAGGTGTGCTCTCGGGTGCAGAGGCGAACCTGTAGGAGTTGGCAGTGCGGAGTTGGTGGGGAATTCTTGGTGTTCTTTTGCACATCTTACCTCCCCTCGTTGCCCGTTCACACCTGACACCATCTCCCCATCGGGGTCTCCCTTTTTTATCACAGAGCCGACATACGACCCTGTGAGTGAGGACCAAGACCCCCTGGCCAGCGACTTCAAGAGGCTGGGCCTGAGGAAGCCGGCCCTGCCCCGGGGGCTGTGGCTGGCGAAGCCCTCGGCCCGCGTGCCGGGCACCAAGGCAGCCCGCGgtggcgggggcggcggcgggggcgagGTCACGCTCATCGACTTCGGGGAGGAGCCCGCGGTCCCAGCCCCGCGGCCCTGTGCACCCTCCCTGGCACAGCTGGCCATGGATGCCTGCTCCCTGCTGGACAAGACGCCCCCCCAGAGCCCGACGCGGGCACTGCCCCGGCCCTTACACCCCACGCCCGTGGTAGACTGGGACGCTCGCCCGCTGCCCCCGCCCCCTGCCTACGACGAGGTGGCCCAAGATGAGGATGACTTTGAGGTCTGCTCCATCAACAGCACGCTCGTGGGCGCAGGGCTCCCTGCCGGGCCGAGCCAGGGCGAGACCAATTACGCCTTTGTGCCCGAGCAGGCGCAGGCGCAGCTGCCCCCTGCCCTGGAGGACAACCTGTTCCTTCCCCCGCAGGGTGGCGGCGCCAAGCCACCCAGCCTGGCCCAGACGGCGGAGATTTTCCAGGCCCTGCAGCAGGAGTGTATGCGGCAGCTCCAGGTCCCCGCTGGCCCGCTGACCCCCTCCCCTACCCCAGGAGGCGATGACAAGCCCCAGGTGCCACCCCGGGTGCCTATCCCCCCTCGGCCCACACGTCCACGTGTGGAGCTATCTCCGGCTCCCCCGGGTGAGGAAGAGGCGAGCCGGTGGCCTGGACCTGCCTCCCCTCCCCGAGTGCCTCCCCGGGAACCCCTGTCCCCTCAAGGTTCAAGGACCCCGAGCCCCCTTGTGCCGCCTGGCAGCTCTCCATTACCGCACCGGCTCTCCAGCTCGCCTGGAAAGCCCATGCCCACCACCCAGAGCTTCGCCTCCGACCCTAAGTATGCCACGCCACAAGTGATCCAGGCCCCCGGCCCGCGGGCTGGCCCCTGCATCCTGCCCATTGTCCGCGATGGCAGGAAGGTCAGCAGCACTCACTACTACCTGCTGCCCGAGCGCCCTGCTTACCTGGAGCGCTATCAGCGCTTCCTTCGGGAGACCCAGAGCCCCGAAGAGCCTGTGCCCCCCCTCCTGCTGCCCCCACCCAgtacccccgcccccgccgcccccactGCCACGGTCCGACCCATGCCTCAGGCTGCCCCAGACCCAAAGGCCAACTTCTCCACCAATAACAGCAACCCGGGGGCTCGGCCCCCGGCCCCGAGGGCCACCGCTCGGCTGCCGCAGAGGGGCTGCCCAGGGGATGGGCAAGAGGCTGCCCGGCCAGCAGACAAGATCCAGATGGTGAGTGCCAGGCTCACTTCAaggggggaagggcaggggtCTGAGGGACCCAGAGGAGTGGGCCCGAGTGGTGCTGATGGGCGGGTGTGCCCAGCTGCAGGCCATGGTGCATGGGGTGACCACAGAGGAGTGCCAGGCGGCCCTGCAGAGCCACAGCTGGAGCGTGCAGAGGGCTGCCCAGTATCTGAAGGTACCATCATTGCCTGCCTGCCCTGGCATTCAGGGGGCCCCGAAAGCTGGTTCTGCTGAACCTGACCCTCCCTGCTGACTCTTAAGCCCCTGTGCCCCGACTCTGGTCCGGGACCCCTTGCCCCTCCGCCCCGGGTGTCCCATGGCACCACTACCCTCTGCTCCTCAGGTGGAACAGCTCTTTGGGCTGGGTCTCCGGCCACGGGTGGAGTGCCACAAAGTGCTGGAGATGTTTGACTGGaacctggagcaagctggctgccACCTTCTGGGTTCCTGTGGCCCTGCCCACCACAAGTGAGTCCCATCCTCCGCAGGAGGGCTGTCCTCGGGGTGTCCCGCTGTTAGGAAAAGCCTGTCTACCCTCCTAAGAGCACACATAGGCAGGGAGTCCCCAGCTGGTAGGGGAGAGGGCAGGTGCAGGGCCCCAGAGGCGGGCTTTTCTCAAGAATGGAAGAATGGAGGAGTCACCTGGGCACCTGGTCGGTGCAGGCCGGCTTCCCGAGTGCCTAGCTGCCCACAAGCTTCACGATGGCTATTTAACCAAGTAGTTTTACCTCCTTTATCATATTTCTGTCTAACGTGCTGGTTTGTCCCGGGAGAACATCGCTCAGCGAATCAGGTGCTTGCTGtataagcttgaggacctgagttcgaatctccACACCTGTGTAAAATACGGGCATGTAACTTGAGCCATTGCTCTTACGGGAGAGCCCCAGAAGATtaggggccagctagcctggcatgcaGTAGCCAACAAATaacagagaccctgtcccaagaaGAAAGGCGAGGACCACCACCTGGGCTTGTCCTCCGACTTCTCCACACCCTCTGTGGCATGTGCAATGccgcagtcacacacacacacaccctctcactTCCATCTCCATGTATGTTAATGTTTTTGGAGGAATAAACATCCAAAGAAGACCTCATTGCTTGACTAAAAGTCTATATATGTGTACTCATATAAAATAAAGCACACAGATTAACAGTAATTGAAACCTTTATCAAGCCCCAAAGGGGTGAAATGGGCGGAAGTGAAGCCCGTATCATCCCAGGAAGCAAAATGCCACTGGGCGCTGGGAGG belongs to Peromyscus maniculatus bairdii isolate BWxNUB_F1_BW_parent chromosome 12, HU_Pman_BW_mat_3.1, whole genome shotgun sequence and includes:
- the Tnk2 gene encoding activated CDC42 kinase 1 isoform X15, which translates into the protein MPAARRFPGLELSFPLLARLRRRLYTRLGSSSMQPEEGTGWLLELLSEVQLQQYFLRLRDDLNITRLSHFEYVKNEDLEKIGMGRPGQRRLWEAVKRRKAVCKRKSWMSKVFSGKRLEAEFPPHQSQSTFRKPSPTPGGLAGEGTLQSLTCLISEKDLRLLEKLGDGSFGVVRRGEWDAPAGRTVSVAVKCLKPDVLSQPEAMDDFIREVNAMHTLDHRNLIRLYGVVLTPPMKMVTELAPLGSLLDRLRKHQGHFLLGTLSRYAVQVAEGMGYLESKRFIHRDLAARNLLLATRDLVKIGDFGLMRALPQNDDHYVMQEHRKVPFAWCAPESLKTRTFSHASDTWMFGVTLWEMFTYGQEPWIGLNGSQILHKIDKEGERLPRPEDCPQDIYNVMVQCWAHKPEDRPTFVALRDFLLEAQPTDMRALQDFEEPDKLHIQMNDVITVIEGRAENYWWRGQNTRTLCVGPFPRNVVTSVAGLSAQDISQPLQNSFIHTGHGDSDPRHCWGFPDKIDELYLGNPMDPPDLLSVELSTSRPAQHLGRVKREPPPRPPQPAIFTQKPTYDPVSEDQDPLASDFKRLGLRKPALPRGLWLAKPSARVPGTKAARGGGGGGGGEVTLIDFGEEPAVPAPRPCAPSLAQLAMDACSLLDKTPPQSPTRALPRPLHPTPVVDWDARPLPPPPAYDEVAQDEDDFEVCSINSTLVGAGLPAGPSQGETNYAFVPEQAQAQLPPALEDNLFLPPQGGGAKPPSLAQTAEIFQALQQECMRQLQVPAGPLTPSPTPGGDDKPQVPPRVPIPPRPTRPRVELSPAPPGEEEASRWPGPASPPRVPPREPLSPQGSRTPSPLVPPGSSPLPHRLSSSPGKPMPTTQSFASDPKYATPQVIQAPGPRAGPCILPIVRDGRKVSSTHYYLLPERPAYLERYQRFLRETQSPEEPVPPLLLPPPSTPAPAAPTATVRPMPQAAPDPKANFSTNNSNPGARPPAPRATARLPQRGCPGDGQEAARPADKIQMVEQLFGLGLRPRVECHKVLEMFDWNLEQAGCHLLGSCGPAHHK
- the Tnk2 gene encoding activated CDC42 kinase 1 isoform X1, producing MPAARRFPGLELSFPLLARLRRRLYTRLGSSSMQPEEGTGWLLELLSEVQLQQYFLRLRDDLNITRLSHFEYVKNEDLEKIGMGRPGQRRLWEAVKRRKAVCKRKSWMSKVFSGKRLEAEFPPHQSQSTFRKPSPTPGGLAGEGTLQSLTCLISEKDLRLLEKLGDGSFGVVRRGEWDAPAGRTVSVAVKCLKPDVLSQPEAMDDFIREVNAMHTLDHRNLIRLYGVVLTPPMKMVTELAPLGSLLDRLRKHQGHFLLGTLSRYAVQVAEGMGYLESKRFIHRDLAARNLLLATRDLVKIGDFGLMRALPQNDDHYVMQEHRKVPFAWCAPESLKTRTFSHASDTWMFGVTLWEMFTYGQEPWIGLNGSQILHKIDKEGERLPRPEDCPQDIYNVMVQCWAHKPEDRPTFVALRDFLLEAQPTDMRALQDFEEPDKLHIQMNDVITVIEGRAENYWWRGQNTRTLCVGPFPRNVVTSVAGLSAQDISQPLQNSFIHTGHGDSDPRHCWGFPDKIDELYLGNPMDPPDLLSVELSTSRPAQHLGRVKREPPPRPPQPAIFTQKPTYDPVSEDQDPLASDFKRLGLRKPALPRGLWLAKPSARVPGTKAARGGGGGGGGEVTLIDFGEEPAVPAPRPCAPSLAQLAMDACSLLDKTPPQSPTRALPRPLHPTPVVDWDARPLPPPPAYDEVAQDEDDFEVCSINSTLVGAGLPAGPSQGETNYAFVPEQAQAQLPPALEDNLFLPPQGGGAKPPSLAQTAEIFQALQQECMRQLQVPAGPLTPSPTPGGDDKPQVPPRVPIPPRPTRPRVELSPAPPGEEEASRWPGPASPPRVPPREPLSPQGSRTPSPLVPPGSSPLPHRLSSSPGKPMPTTQSFASDPKYATPQVIQAPGPRAGPCILPIVRDGRKVSSTHYYLLPERPAYLERYQRFLRETQSPEEPVPPLLLPPPSTPAPAAPTATVRPMPQAAPDPKANFSTNNSNPGARPPAPRATARLPQRGCPGDGQEAARPADKIQMLQAMVHGVTTEECQAALQSHSWSVQRAAQYLKVEQLFGLGLRPRVECHKVLEMFDWNLEQAGCHLLGSCGPAHHKR
- the Tnk2 gene encoding activated CDC42 kinase 1 isoform X3 — encoded protein: MPAARRFPGLELSFPLLARLRRRLYTRLGSSSMQPEEGTGWLLELLSEVQLQQYFLRLRDDLNITRLSHFEYVKNEDLEKIGMGRPGQRRLWEAVKRRKAVCKRKSWMSKVFSGKRLEAEFPPHQSQSTFRKPSPTPGGLAGEGTLQSLTCLISEKDLRLLEKLGDGSFGVVRRGEWDAPAGRTVSVAVKCLKPDVLSQPEAMDDFIREVNAMHTLDHRNLIRLYGVVLTPPMKMVTELAPLGSLLDRLRKHQGHFLLGTLSRYAVQVAEGMGYLESKRFIHRDLAARNLLLATRDLVKIGDFGLMRALPQNDDHYVMQEHRKVPFAWCAPESLKTRTFSHASDTWMFGVTLWEMFTYGQEPWIGLNGSQILHKIDKEGERLPRPEDCPQDIYNVMVQCWAHKPEDRPTFVALRDFLLEAQPTDMRALQDFEEPDKLHIQMNDVITVIEGRAENYWWRGQNTRTLCVGPFPRNVVTSVAGLSAQDISQPLQNSFIHTGHGDSDPRHCWGFPDKIDELYLGNPMDPPDLLSVELSTSRPAQHLGRVKREPPPRPPQPAIFTQKPTYDPVSEDQDPLASDFKRLGLRKPALPRGLWLAKPSARVPGTKAARGGGGGGGGEVTLIDFGEEPAVPAPRPCAPSLAQLAMDACSLLDKTPPQSPTRALPRPLHPTPVVDWDARPLPPPPAYDEVAQDEDDFEVCSINSTLVGAGLPAGPSQGETNYAFVPEQAQAQLPPALEDNLFLPPQGGGAKPPSLAQTAEIFQALQQECMRQLQVPAGPLTPSPTPGGDDKPQVPPRVPIPPRPTRPRVELSPAPPGEEEASRWPGPASPPRVPPREPLSPQGSRTPSPLVPPGSSPLPHRLSSSPGKPMPTTQSFASDPKYATPQVIQAPGPRAGPCILPIVRDGRKVSSTHYYLLPERPAYLERYQRFLRETQSPEEPVPPLLLPPPSTPAPAAPTATVRPMPQAAPDPKANFSTNNSNPGARPPAPRATARLPQRGCPGDGQEAARPADKIQMAMVHGVTTEECQAALQSHSWSVQRAAQYLKVEQLFGLGLRPRVECHKVLEMFDWNLEQAGCHLLGSCGPAHHKR
- the Tnk2 gene encoding activated CDC42 kinase 1 isoform X10, which produces MPAARRFPGLELSFPLLARLRRRLYTRLGSSSMQPEEGTGWLLELLSEVQLQQYFLRLRDDLNITRLSHFEYVKNEDLEKIGMGRPGQRRLWEAVKRRKAVCKRKSWMSKVFSGKRLEAEFPPHQSQSTFRKPSPTPGGLAGEGTLQSLTCLISEKDLRLLEKLGDGSFGVVRRGEWDAPAGRTVSVAVKCLKPDVLSQPEAMDDFIREVNAMHTLDHRNLIRLYGVVLTPPMKMVTELAPLGSLLDRLRKHQGHFLLGTLSRYAVQVAEGMGYLESKRFIHRDLAARNLLLATRDLVKIGDFGLMRALPQNDDHYVMQEHRKVPFAWCAPESLKTRTFSHASDTWMFGVTLWEMFTYGQEPWIGLNGSQILHKIDKEGERLPRPEDCPQDIYNVMVQCWAHKPEDRPTFVALRDFLLEAQPTDMRALQDFEEPDKLHIQMNDVITVIEGRAENYWWRGQNTRTLCVGPFPRNVVTSVAGLSAQDISQPLQNSFIHTGHGDSDPRHCWGFPDKIDELYLGNPMDPPDLLSVELSTSRPAQHLGRVKKPTYDPVSEDQDPLASDFKRLGLRKPALPRGLWLAKPSARVPGTKAARGGGGGGGGEVTLIDFGEEPAVPAPRPCAPSLAQLAMDACSLLDKTPPQSPTRALPRPLHPTPVVDWDARPLPPPPAYDEVAQDEDDFEVCSINSTLVGAGLPAGPSQGETNYAFVPEQAQAQLPPALEDNLFLPPQGGGAKPPSLAQTAEIFQALQQECMRQLQVPAGPLTPSPTPGGDDKPQVPPRVPIPPRPTRPRVELSPAPPGEEEASRWPGPASPPRVPPREPLSPQGSRTPSPLVPPGSSPLPHRLSSSPGKPMPTTQSFASDPKYATPQVIQAPGPRAGPCILPIVRDGRKVSSTHYYLLPERPAYLERYQRFLRETQSPEEPVPPLLLPPPSTPAPAAPTATVRPMPQAAPDPKANFSTNNSNPGARPPAPRATARLPQRGCPGDGQEAARPADKIQMAMVHGVTTEECQAALQSHSWSVQRAAQYLKVEQLFGLGLRPRVECHKVLEMFDWNLEQAGCHLLGSCGPAHHK
- the Tnk2 gene encoding activated CDC42 kinase 1 isoform X20, with the protein product MQPEEGTGWLLELLSEVQLQQYFLRLRDDLNITRLSHFEYVKNEDLEKIGMGRPGQRRLWEAVKRRKAVCKRKSWMSKVFSGKRLEAEFPPHQSQSTFRKPSPTPGGLAGEGTLQSLTCLISEKDLRLLEKLGDGSFGVVRRGEWDAPAGRTVSVAVKCLKPDVLSQPEAMDDFIREVNAMHTLDHRNLIRLYGVVLTPPMKMVTELAPLGSLLDRLRKHQGHFLLGTLSRYAVQVAEGMGYLESKRFIHRDLAARNLLLATRDLVKIGDFGLMRALPQNDDHYVMQEHRKVPFAWCAPESLKTRTFSHASDTWMFGVTLWEMFTYGQEPWIGLNGSQILHKIDKEGERLPRPEDCPQDIYNVMVQCWAHKPEDRPTFVALRDFLLEAQPTDMRALQDFEEPDKLHIQMNDVITVIEGRAENYWWRGQNTRTLCVGPFPRNVVTSVAGLSAQDISQPLQNSFIHTGHGDSDPRHCWGFPDKIDELYLGNPMDPPDLLSVELSTSRPAQHLGRVKREPPPRPPQPAIFTQKPTYDPVSEDQDPLASDFKRLGLRKPALPRGLWLAKPSARVPGTKAARGGGGGGGGEVTLIDFGEEPAVPAPRPCAPSLAQLAMDACSLLDKTPPQSPTRALPRPLHPTPVVDWDARPLPPPPAYDEVAQDEDDFEVCSINSTLVGAGLPAGPSQGETNYAFVPEQAQAQLPPALEDNLFLPPQGGGAKPPSLAQTAEIFQALQQECMRQLQVPAGPLTPSPTPGGDDKPQVPPRVPIPPRPTRPRVELSPAPPGEEEASRWPGPASPPRVPPREPLSPQGSRTPSPLVPPGSSPLPHRLSSSPGKPMPTTQSFASDPKYATPQVIQAPGPRAGPCILPIVRDGRKVSSTHYYLLPERPAYLERYQRFLRETQSPEEPVPPLLLPPPSTPAPAAPTATVRPMPQAAPDPKANFSTNNSNPGARPPAPRATARLPQRGCPGDGQEAARPADKIQMVEQLFGLGLRPRVECHKVLEMFDWNLEQAGCHLLGSCGPAHHKR
- the Tnk2 gene encoding activated CDC42 kinase 1 isoform X11, translated to MGERSAYQRLAGGEEGPQRLGSSSMQPEEGTGWLLELLSEVQLQQYFLRLRDDLNITRLSHFEYVKNEDLEKIGMGRPGQRRLWEAVKRRKAVCKRKSWMSKVFSGKRLEAEFPPHQSQSTFRKPSPTPGGLAGEGTLQSLTCLISEKDLRLLEKLGDGSFGVVRRGEWDAPAGRTVSVAVKCLKPDVLSQPEAMDDFIREVNAMHTLDHRNLIRLYGVVLTPPMKMVTELAPLGSLLDRLRKHQGHFLLGTLSRYAVQVAEGMGYLESKRFIHRDLAARNLLLATRDLVKIGDFGLMRALPQNDDHYVMQEHRKVPFAWCAPESLKTRTFSHASDTWMFGVTLWEMFTYGQEPWIGLNGSQILHKIDKEGERLPRPEDCPQDIYNVMVQCWAHKPEDRPTFVALRDFLLEAQPTDMRALQDFEEPDKLHIQMNDVITVIEGRAENYWWRGQNTRTLCVGPFPRNVVTSVAGLSAQDISQPLQNSFIHTGHGDSDPRHCWGFPDKIDELYLGNPMDPPDLLSVELSTSRPAQHLGRVKKPTYDPVSEDQDPLASDFKRLGLRKPALPRGLWLAKPSARVPGTKAARGGGGGGGGEVTLIDFGEEPAVPAPRPCAPSLAQLAMDACSLLDKTPPQSPTRALPRPLHPTPVVDWDARPLPPPPAYDEVAQDEDDFEVCSINSTLVGAGLPAGPSQGETNYAFVPEQAQAQLPPALEDNLFLPPQGGGAKPPSLAQTAEIFQALQQECMRQLQVPAGPLTPSPTPGGDDKPQVPPRVPIPPRPTRPRVELSPAPPGEEEASRWPGPASPPRVPPREPLSPQGSRTPSPLVPPGSSPLPHRLSSSPGKPMPTTQSFASDPKYATPQVIQAPGPRAGPCILPIVRDGRKVSSTHYYLLPERPAYLERYQRFLRETQSPEEPVPPLLLPPPSTPAPAAPTATVRPMPQAAPDPKANFSTNNSNPGARPPAPRATARLPQRGCPGDGQEAARPADKIQMLQAMVHGVTTEECQAALQSHSWSVQRAAQYLKVEQLFGLGLRPRVECHKVLEMFDWNLEQAGCHLLGSCGPAHHKR